Within Saccharomonospora cyanea NA-134, the genomic segment ACCGGCCGCCAGCTCCACTCCGTCGGACCCCTGCACGGTGCCCACCACGACAACCTCGGCGCGGGTCTTGGCCAATGCCCCCTCGGAGTTCTCGGACAGGGACAGCTTCGGCACGCTCACGTCAGGCTCCTTCAGCGTCAGAACATGCGGACGGCGCTCCCCGGTCGGGGCGACGCGCCCGCCCGTCGATCTCACCCGCCATGCTATTGGCGACACCGGCACACGTGTGGAGGTAGGTCGCCCGATGGCACTCGCCGCAGGACTGTTCGTCGTCCTCGCCGTGGCCGCCTCGTCGGCCGGGTGGTGGACGCTTGCCGCGCTGCCTCTGGCCGGTGTTCTCACCTGGGCGGCGGGAGCTCCCGCCGCGACACCGCGCGGGCGGGTCGAGACCGCTTCGACCACGGCGCGGCAGTGGTGCCTGCTCGTGCTGTGTGCCACGGTCCCGGCCGCCTACGTCGTGCCGGGCGCGAAGTCAGTGCTCGCGCCGGGCCTCGGCTACTCGGCTGTGGTGGTCGCCGTGCTGCTCGCCGCCTCGGTGGCCGACGCGCTGGGGGCGCGGCTGCCCGAGCGGATGTCCCGATGGGTCGTGGTGGCGGCGTTCGCGGTCGCCGCCGCGTTCGTGGCCGTGTGCGTGGCGATCGCGCCCGCGACTCCGACGTTCGCCCAGGCCGAGCCGCCGACGCCACTCGGTCTCGGCGTGGCCGTCGTGCTGGTCCTGCCCCTGTTCTCGGAACTGCGCGCGGGGCGGCTCGCGGCGGCGGTGGTGACCTCGATGGCGGTGGCCGCCGCGGCCCTCTACCAGCTCGGGCCGGTCCGCTTCGGGCTGTCACCGACGTCGCTGCGGGACGTGCTCGTCGCCGCGGACGCCGCGGCGCTCACCTCGATGCTCGTCGTGGTCGCGGTGCTTGCCGGGCTCCTCGGTGCCGTGCGTCACGCGGGACGTCTCCGGGAGGCGGGGGAGCGGGTCACGGGGCGGCCGGGATGGAGCGGTGCGGGCGCGGGGGCCGTCGCGGCGGCCTGCCTCGCGGCGGCCGTGCTCGGCCCGGCCCTCGCCGTTCAGCTGGCGGGTGTCGTGACGCTCGCCGACGTGGCCCACCGGCTCGTCCGGCGTGGGCGGAGATGAGCGGTCGTCAGGCCATCATCGCGGCGAGCCCGAACAGCAGGAGCGAACCGAAAGTGAGGCCCACCACCGACTTGGCGGGCAGGTCGCGGGGCAACATGCTGCCGTGGCGTTCCTTCCACCACACGAGCCCGAAGATCATGCCCACGATGCCGAGGACGATGCCGAATCCTCCGGCCATGATGAAGCCGATCAGAACGATCATGCCGCTCACGAAAGTGAGCAGCGTCGCGGCGAAGAACGCCTTCGTGTCCGAGGCGGGCCCCGCGGACACGCGGTTGGAGCGGTACGGATTCTGCGGCTGTGAGGTCACGCCGCCATCGTAGAGGCGCGCACGCCTCTGGTCTCGCCGCCGATGGAAGATATGCTGACGGCCATGACGACCACGATCCCTTTCAGCCACAGCCCCAGCACCCGTCCGGCCTCGGCGGAGCGGGTAGCTGAGGTACTGGCGAAGCCGGGATTCGGGGTGCACTTCACCGACCACATGGCCACGGTGAAGTGGACGAAGGGCACGGGTTGGCACGACGCCGAGCTGCGGGCGTACGAGCCGGTGTCGCTCGACCCCGCCACGGCGGTGCTGCACTACGGCCAGGCGATCTTCGAAGGGCTCAAGGCCTACCGGCAGCCGGACGGCACGGTGAAGGCGTTCCGCCCGGACGTCAACGCCGCCCGGTTCCGCCGTTCGGCGCGCAGGCTGGCCATGCCGGAGCTGCCCGACGAACTCTTCCTGGGCTCGATCCGGGAGCTGATCGCCGCGGACGAACGGTGGGTGCCGACGCGGCAGGGGGACTCCCTCTACCTTCGGCCCTTCCTCATCGCGACGGAGGCCGGGCTCGGTGTCAACAGCCCGTCGTCCAGCTACCTGTACATGCTCATCGCCTCGCCCGCGGGGTCGTACTTCACGGGCGGCGTGAAGCCGGTGAGTGTGTGGCTGTCCACCGAGTACGTGCGGGCCGCTCCCGGCGGCACGGGCGAGGCCAAGTGCGCCGGTAACTACGCGGCGTCCTTCGTGGCGCAGGCGCAGGCGGTGGAGCAGGGCTGTGACCAGGTGGTGTGGCTCGACGCGAACGAGCGCCGCTACGTCGAGGAGATGGGCGGCATGAACCTGTTCTTCGTGTTCGGCTCCGGTTCGGATGCCCGCGTGGTGACGCCCGAACTGAGCGGGTCGCTGCTGCCCGGTGTCACGCGTGACTCGCTGCTGCGGCTCGCCTCGGACTTCGGCTACCGGGTGGAGGAACGCAGGATCACCACCGACGAGTGGGAGAAGACCGCGAGCTCCGGGGAGCTCACCGAGGTGTTCGCGTGCGGTACGGCCGCCGTGATCACGCCGGTCGGACACGTCAAGCACGCGGGCGGAGAGTTCTCCGTCGGAGACGGCTCGCCCGGCGAGATCACCATGAAGCTGCGTGAGGAACTGACCGGCATCCAGGAGGGCACGCGCCCCGATCCGCACGGCTGGATGTACACGCTGGGCTGAGCGAAGGCATCAGCGGCGGCGTCTGCGTTCGCGCAGGCGCCGCCCCAGCTCCCGGGGTCCTGCCCCGCCACTCCGGCGCAGGAGAACCCGGACCGCGAGCAGGACCAGCACGGCGACGACGGCGACGGCGCTGAGCACGAGTTCCTGGCTCATGCTCGGAACCTAACGATCTTGCCGGTGTCCCGCTATTCGGCGAGCCGTGCCGCGCTCGCCAGCAGCGGCAGGAGTGCCACGGCGCCGGTGCCCGCGCCTTCCGCGATGCCGAGGTCCACGAGCGGTTCCAGGTCGAGGTGTTCCAGCGCCACGGCATGGGCGGGTTCGGTGGTCCGGTGCGCGGCCGCCCACCAGGACCGGGCGCCCGGTGCGAGTTCCTCGGCCAGCAGCGCCGCGGCGCACACGGACAGATCGTCGAGCAGCACCGGGGTG encodes:
- a CDS encoding branched-chain amino acid aminotransferase; the encoded protein is MTTTIPFSHSPSTRPASAERVAEVLAKPGFGVHFTDHMATVKWTKGTGWHDAELRAYEPVSLDPATAVLHYGQAIFEGLKAYRQPDGTVKAFRPDVNAARFRRSARRLAMPELPDELFLGSIRELIAADERWVPTRQGDSLYLRPFLIATEAGLGVNSPSSSYLYMLIASPAGSYFTGGVKPVSVWLSTEYVRAAPGGTGEAKCAGNYAASFVAQAQAVEQGCDQVVWLDANERRYVEEMGGMNLFFVFGSGSDARVVTPELSGSLLPGVTRDSLLRLASDFGYRVEERRITTDEWEKTASSGELTEVFACGTAAVITPVGHVKHAGGEFSVGDGSPGEITMKLREELTGIQEGTRPDPHGWMYTLG